In the genome of Maribacter forsetii DSM 18668, the window GAAGTACTGGCAACGCTACACTTTTAATATCGTCTAGGCTAACCGCTAACCGACCTTCTAACAATGCATTAGCCTTTGCCGTTAAGATCATTGCTTGACCTGCACGCGGACCTGCACCCCAGTCTACCCAGTCTTTAACATAAGCATCTGTTGTGGTTTCCGGTCTTGTAGCACGAATCATATCACTCACAAAACTGATTAATGCATCGCTTATAGAAACTTCGCGAACTAACTGCTGTAACCGTACAATATCATCACCAGAAATTACCTTGTTCAGCTTCTTTTTTATACCTCCCGTAGTTGCCTTTAAAATGGTTTCCTCATCTTTCTGAGTAGGATATCCAATTTTGATGTACAGTAAAAATCTGTCTTGCTGAGCTTCCGGCAGTACAAATGTACCTGACTGTTCAATTGGGTTTTGTGTTGCTAGAATGAAGAATGGTTTATCTAAAGGATATGTTTTATCGCCATAGGTAACTTCAAATTCTTGCATCGCTTCCAACAATGCTGCCTGAGTTTTTGGTGGAGTACGGTTTATTTCATCCGCAAGTATAATATTAGAAAATATAGGTCCTTTATTGAACTTAAAGAACTTTTTACCTGTAGTATGGTCTTCCTCCAATATCTCGGTTCCGATAATATCTGAAGGCATTAAATCGGGTGTAAACTGTATCCTTTTAAACTTTAAATCTATTGCATTTGCCAATGTTCTGATCATTAAGGTTTTTGCCAAACCAGGCACACCTTCTAACAAAGCATGACCACCAGCTAAAAACGTAATCAGTAATTGCGATACGGTTTCTTCTTGACCTATAATCACTTTTCCAATTTCTTGCTTTAAAGCATTCAATTTACCGGAAAGCATTTCCACCTCATCTGCAATACGTTGTAATTCTTTATCCATTCAAAAATGTGTTTATGAGGTTAAGGCGTACATGACGATGTTTACCCCAAACCGTGTATTGTCTATTTTATACCAACGTTTATTTCTAAAATCATAATCCCATTCGCAGCCGTAATCTTTATTACTGTACAGGACCCCTATTCTGCCATTGATGACAATTGCCTTTAAATAATCATGCACCAAATCATCTCCCCAGCCGTTCAGCTCTTGTGATGTGGTTGGTGGTCCATCTTCAAAGTCAAAGAATATGGTATAGATTTCGTGGTCGTTGGGTATTTTTTTTAATTCTGACGGACCAAATATTTCTTCCATTTGCCTTTCAAAAGATTTAGCGAACAATCCGTCTATATCATGATTGCAATCATCTGCGAAAACGAAGCCTCCGTTGCGCACATATTTCTCAAAATTCTCTTGCTCCTTTTTGGTAAACTCCACCAATTTATGCCCTGAGATATAGCAAAACGGACTCTTAAAAATATCATCGCTCGCTAGTGTGATTATCTTTTCTTGGGTGTCTACTTTCAAGGTGGTGTACTCTACCAATGAATTCAACAAATTAGAAGGCATACGTTGATCCACATCCCAATCGCCGGACTCATACTGTAATCTCGTGAAGAAAAATTCGTTGCTCAAGGGCAATTGATTTGTGTTTTTATTCCGATAGAAAAAAGAAAAAACTGGTTGTCGTGACGTGTCACAAACAACCAGTTTAGATATTCATAATATCATTTATACGGCATCTGAAAGACTGGTGAACGTAAAGTCACGAACCTTCATATATGGTATTAGATTACCATTGATACGTACTTGCTGCCCAAGGGTTTCCAAATTGTTTAACATGATGATCGGACTCTCATTAAACCTGAAGTTTTTTACAGGGTATTTAATTTCTCCGTTCTCGATGTAAAACGTTCCATCCCTTGTTAGTCCCGTATATAATAAGGTCTGCGGGTCAACGCTACGTATGTACCATAAACGTGTTACCAGAATTCCCTTTTTGGTACTCTTGATCAATTCTTCTAAACTGGCATCGCCACCGGTCATAATCGCATTCGACGGAAAAGGAACTGGCTCAACACCTTTCTCTTTCGCCCAAAAACGATCATAAGCCAAGTTTTTAACGACTCCGTTTTCAATCCAGCTTGTCTTTTTTATAGCTTGCCCTTCGCCGTTCCAAGTTGCTGTAGGCACTTCCGGATTCAATGGATCTGAATAAATATTAACGCGTTCGTCAACTATTTTCTCGCCAATTTTATTTTTACCATCTGGTGCAGACATAAAGCTTCTACCTTCATCTGCAGAACGTGCATTTAATGATCTAAACATATTACGCAACAAATCTGCCGATGCAGCCGGTTCTAATATCACTGTATATTTACCTGGCTCTATTGCTTTTGCTTCTCTAGATAATACTGCCTTGTCGATTGCGGTTTTTGCAGCTTCATCAGCATCAAACTTATCAACATCGTTAAAATCTCTTTTTACCCAACCAGAACCGGTACCGTCATTGGTACGCATGGTTACCGTAAAATCGACATCTGTAGATTGGTTGTAAGCGAACAATCCCTTAGAATTGATCATTGCATTAAAACCAGCGGAATCATTTAAAAAACCTGCTGCGGTAACATCTTTTGCAGCTGCAGGAACAATACTGCTGCTCGCTACTTCTGCTCTATATTCCGGAGTTACATTGGCAGTTGATTCACTATATGTAATTGCTTCATCATACATTTGCGGACCTAAAGGTTCCATAAACTCAGGATTCTCAGGAGATAATTGCGCCAATTCCTCGGCTCTTCTTACTACCTTTTCTAATGATGCATCATCGAATTCATCAATAGTTGCCGTACCTGATTTTTTACCAAAACTAGATTGTACCGCCAAACTTTGATTAGAACTGTACCCAGATGTAGATACCGTATTTCGTGCATATCTTATATTACCGCTGTTATAACCGCTTAAATTTATCTCGCAGGTATCGGCTTTGGAAAAGCTCAATGCTTTCTCCAATATTTTTCTTGCTTCTTCTTTTGTATAAATTGCCATTGTTGTTCTTTTTTGGGTGAAACAATTAAATGTTTCTACCAGTGTTAATTACGTTTACATCATTGAACCTGGCAGTAGAACTACCATGAGATACTGCGCTCACCTGAGAAGGCTGCCCTTTACCATCGAAGAAT includes:
- a CDS encoding AAA family ATPase, giving the protein MDKELQRIADEVEMLSGKLNALKQEIGKVIIGQEETVSQLLITFLAGGHALLEGVPGLAKTLMIRTLANAIDLKFKRIQFTPDLMPSDIIGTEILEEDHTTGKKFFKFNKGPIFSNIILADEINRTPPKTQAALLEAMQEFEVTYGDKTYPLDKPFFILATQNPIEQSGTFVLPEAQQDRFLLYIKIGYPTQKDEETILKATTGGIKKKLNKVISGDDIVRLQQLVREVSISDALISFVSDMIRATRPETTTDAYVKDWVDWGAGPRAGQAMILTAKANALLEGRLAVSLDDIKSVALPVLRHRVLVNFRAEAEGIASDKVAKHLLNTIEIKGK
- a CDS encoding DUF4159 domain-containing protein encodes the protein MSNEFFFTRLQYESGDWDVDQRMPSNLLNSLVEYTTLKVDTQEKIITLASDDIFKSPFCYISGHKLVEFTKKEQENFEKYVRNGGFVFADDCNHDIDGLFAKSFERQMEEIFGPSELKKIPNDHEIYTIFFDFEDGPPTTSQELNGWGDDLVHDYLKAIVINGRIGVLYSNKDYGCEWDYDFRNKRWYKIDNTRFGVNIVMYALTS
- a CDS encoding TldD/PmbA family protein → MAIYTKEEARKILEKALSFSKADTCEINLSGYNSGNIRYARNTVSTSGYSSNQSLAVQSSFGKKSGTATIDEFDDASLEKVVRRAEELAQLSPENPEFMEPLGPQMYDEAITYSESTANVTPEYRAEVASSSIVPAAAKDVTAAGFLNDSAGFNAMINSKGLFAYNQSTDVDFTVTMRTNDGTGSGWVKRDFNDVDKFDADEAAKTAIDKAVLSREAKAIEPGKYTVILEPAASADLLRNMFRSLNARSADEGRSFMSAPDGKNKIGEKIVDERVNIYSDPLNPEVPTATWNGEGQAIKKTSWIENGVVKNLAYDRFWAKEKGVEPVPFPSNAIMTGGDASLEELIKSTKKGILVTRLWYIRSVDPQTLLYTGLTRDGTFYIENGEIKYPVKNFRFNESPIIMLNNLETLGQQVRINGNLIPYMKVRDFTFTSLSDAV